In a single window of the Arachis hypogaea cultivar Tifrunner chromosome 6, arahy.Tifrunner.gnm2.J5K5, whole genome shotgun sequence genome:
- the LOC112695845 gene encoding monothiol glutaredoxin-S11 → MEKVTRLASEKGVVIFTKSSCCLCYAVNILFQEIGVSPVVHEIDQDPDGREMEKALMRLGCNAPVPAVFIGGKLMGSTNEIMSMHLSGSLTQLLKPYQTSLS, encoded by the coding sequence ATGGAGAAGGTGACAAGGTTGGCATCTGAGAAAGGGGTGGTGATCTTCACAAAAAGCTCATGCTGTTTGTGCTATGCAGTGAACATTCTGTTCCAAGAAATAGGGGTGAGTCCAGTGGTTCATGAGATTGATCAAGACCCTGATGGAAGGGAAATGGAGAAGGCTCTAATGAGGCTAGGTTGCAATGCACCTGTGCCTGCAGTCTTCATTGGAGGGAAGCTAATGGGGTCCACCAATGAAATCATGTCCATGCACCTAAGTGGTTCACTCACTCAACTCCTCAAGCCATACCAAACTTCATTATCTTGA